GCCGCGGCGGTGAACCGCTGCAAGAACTCGGCGTACGCGTCGAACGTGTAGGCGAAGCGGGTCCGGTCCGGCGTGCCGCTGTACCCGAAGCCGGGGTAGTCGGGCGCGATCAGGCGCCACCGGTCGCCGAGCGCGGCCATGAGGTTGCGGTACTGGAACGACGAGCAGGGGTAGCCGTGCGGCAACAGCACCACCGGGGCGTCCGGCGGCCCGGCCTCGCGGTAGAAGATGTCGGTTCCGTCGACCGTCATCATCCTGTGGGCCACCGGGGCGGGGATGTTCGACGACGTCATACCTGCCCGGTTACACGCGGAGGTTCGAAGTAAACGTCCGCGTGGTCAGTGGGCCGCCCACGCGTCCGAGAGCAGTCGGCGGGTGTCGCCGAGCAGCTGCGGCAGGACCTTGGTGTGGCCGATCACGGGCATGAAGTTCGCGTCGCCGCCCCAGCGCGGGACGACGTGCTGGTGCAGGTGGGCGGCGATACCGGCGCCGGCCACGACGCCCTGGTTCATGCCGATGTTGAACCCGTGCGGGCTCGCCACGGCACGGATCACGCGCATCGCCGTCTGCGTGAACGCGGCGAACTCGGCCGTCTCGGCGGGCGTCAGGTCCGTGTAGTCCGGCACGTGCCGGTACGGCAGCACCATCAGGTGACCCGGGTTGTACGGGTACAGGTTGAGCACCGCGAACACCAGCTCGCCGCGCGCCAGGATCAGCCCTTCGGCGTCGTCCAGCCCGATCACCCGGCAGAACGGGCACCCCTCCGGCTCGTCGCCGACCGCCTTGCCCTCGCCGCGCACGTACGAGAGGCGGTGCGGGGTCCACAGCCGCTGCAACGCGTCGTGGACCCCGACCCCGTCCTGCTCCTCGTACTGGTCCGTCACTGGACGAGTTCCGCCGTCGGCGAGGAGTTCTCCCGCCGTGCCACCCAGTCCACGACCGTCTCGACGGCCCGCTCCACCGGCACGCCGTTGATCTGCGTGCCGTCGCGGAACCGGAACGACACCGCGCCCTGCTCCACGTCCTTGCCGCCGGCCAGCAGCATGAACGGCACCTTCTGCGTGGTGTGGTTGCGGATCTTCTTCTGCATCCGGTCGTCGGACGCGTCCACCTCGACCCGGATGCCCTTCGCCTTGAGCTGCTTCGCCACCGCCAGCAGGTGGTCCACGTGCTCGTCCGCGATCGGGATGCCGACCACCTGGACGGGCGCCAGCCACGCCGGAAAAGCGCCCGCGTAGTGCTCGGTCAGCACGCCGAAGAACCGCTCGATCGAGCCGAACAACGCCCGGTGGATCATGACCGGGCGCTGGCGGGCGCCATCCGAGCCGGTGTACTCCAGCTCGAACCGCTCGGGCAGCGTGAAGTCGAGCTGGATGGTCGACATCTGCCAGGTGCGGCCCAGCGCGTCCTTCGCCTGCACGGAGATCTTCGGCCCGTAGAACGCCGCGCCGCCCGGGTCCGGCACCAGTTCGAGGCCGGAGTCCTCGGCCGCCTCGCGCAGGGCCTCGGTCGCCTTCTCCCACACCTCGTCGGAGCCGACGTACTTCTCGTCGTTGCGGGTGGACAGCTCCAGGTAGAAGTCGTCCAGGCCGTAGTCGCGCAGCAGCCCGAGGACGAAGGACAGCAGCGACTTCAGCTCGTCCTGGACCTGGTCGGGCGTGCAGAAGATGTGCGCGTCGTCCTGCGTCATGCCGCGCACGCGGGTCAGGCCGTGGATCACGCCGGACTTCTCGTACCGGTAGACCGAGCCGAACTCGAACATCCGCAGCGGCAGCTCGCGGTACGACCGCCCGCGCGACTTGAAGATCAGGTCGTGGAACGGGCAGTTCATCGGCTTCAGGTAGTAGTCCTGGCCGGGCTTGCGCAGCTTGCCGTCGTCGTCGTACTCGGCGTCGAGGTGCATCGCCGGGTACATGCCGTCCTTGTACCAGTCGAGGTGGCCGGACGTCTCGAACAGGTTGCCCTTGGTGATGTGCGGCGAGTAGACGAACTCGTAGTCCTCCTCGGCGTGCCGGGCGCGCGAGTAGTCCTCCATCGCCTTGCGGATGATGCCGCCCTTGGGGTGGAACACCGCCAGGCCGGAGCCGATCTCGTCCGGGAAGCTGAACAGGTCCAGCTCGACGCCGAGCTTGCGGTGGTCGCGGCGCTCGGCCTCGGCCAGCAGCTCCAGGTGCTTGTCCAGCGCCTCCTGCGACTCCCACGCGGTGCCGTAGATGCGCTGCAACTGCGGGTTCTTCTCGTTGCCGCGCCAGTACGCGGCGGCGACGCGGGTCAGCTTGAACGCCGGGATGTGCTTGGTCGTCGGCACGTGCGGGCCGCGGCACAGGTCGCCCCAGACGCGGTCGCCGGAACGCGGGTCGAGGTTGTCGTAGATCGTCAGCTCGCCGCCGCCGACCTCCATCACCTCGGCGGTGTCGACGTCGCTTTTGATGTCCACCAGTTCGAGCTTGAACGGCTCGGCCGCCAGCTCGGACTTCGCGGCGTCGACCGACTCGACCACCCGGCGGTTGAACCGCTGCGCGCCCTTGATGATCGACTTCATGCGCTTCTCCAGCGCCTGGAGGTCTTCGGGCGTGAACGGCTTGTCGACCTTGAAGTCGTAGTAGAAGCCGTCCTTGACCGGCGGGCCGATGCCCAGCTTCGCGTCGGGGAACTGCTGCTGCACGGCCTGCGCCAGCACGTGCGCGGTGGAGTGCCGGATGACGCTGCGGCCGTCGGCGGTGTCGGCGGCGACCGCTTCCACCTCGACGTCGACCTGCGGCGTCCACGAGAGGTCGCGGAGGTGGCCCTCGGGGTCGCGCACGACCACGACGGCGTCCGGGCCCTTGCCCGGCAGCCCCGCTTCACGCACCGCCGTCCCCGCGGTAGTCCCCGCCGGCACCACCACGCGCGGTGGGGTTGGAGCGGCTGCGGGGCGCGGCTGGGACACGGTGACTCCTCGATGTGGGTGCTCGGGCTTTGCCGGAGATGTTATCGGTGCTCACCGACTGGTTTTCCGGCGCACCGGATGGACCGCCGCAGTGCGCCGCCGGATCACCCGCTCGGGGTGCCCGTCAGCCGCGGATCAGGGCCGGCAACGCGTCCGTCGAGGTCACCGCACGTCCGGTGGTGCGCTGGTAGCGGCGAACGAGGTCGCGGTGGCGGGAGGGGAGGGCGAGGCGGCGTTCGGCGGTGAGGAGCGGGTTGCGGCGTGGTGGCGGGAAGGT
This is a stretch of genomic DNA from Saccharothrix ecbatanensis. It encodes these proteins:
- a CDS encoding HIT family protein: MTDQYEEQDGVGVHDALQRLWTPHRLSYVRGEGKAVGDEPEGCPFCRVIGLDDAEGLILARGELVFAVLNLYPYNPGHLMVLPYRHVPDYTDLTPAETAEFAAFTQTAMRVIRAVASPHGFNIGMNQGVVAGAGIAAHLHQHVVPRWGGDANFMPVIGHTKVLPQLLGDTRRLLSDAWAAH
- the thrS gene encoding threonine--tRNA ligase; the protein is MVVPAGTTAGTAVREAGLPGKGPDAVVVVRDPEGHLRDLSWTPQVDVEVEAVAADTADGRSVIRHSTAHVLAQAVQQQFPDAKLGIGPPVKDGFYYDFKVDKPFTPEDLQALEKRMKSIIKGAQRFNRRVVESVDAAKSELAAEPFKLELVDIKSDVDTAEVMEVGGGELTIYDNLDPRSGDRVWGDLCRGPHVPTTKHIPAFKLTRVAAAYWRGNEKNPQLQRIYGTAWESQEALDKHLELLAEAERRDHRKLGVELDLFSFPDEIGSGLAVFHPKGGIIRKAMEDYSRARHAEEDYEFVYSPHITKGNLFETSGHLDWYKDGMYPAMHLDAEYDDDGKLRKPGQDYYLKPMNCPFHDLIFKSRGRSYRELPLRMFEFGSVYRYEKSGVIHGLTRVRGMTQDDAHIFCTPDQVQDELKSLLSFVLGLLRDYGLDDFYLELSTRNDEKYVGSDEVWEKATEALREAAEDSGLELVPDPGGAAFYGPKISVQAKDALGRTWQMSTIQLDFTLPERFELEYTGSDGARQRPVMIHRALFGSIERFFGVLTEHYAGAFPAWLAPVQVVGIPIADEHVDHLLAVAKQLKAKGIRVEVDASDDRMQKKIRNHTTQKVPFMLLAGGKDVEQGAVSFRFRDGTQINGVPVERAVETVVDWVARRENSSPTAELVQ